From the Solanum pennellii chromosome 4, SPENNV200 genome, one window contains:
- the LOC107018180 gene encoding uncharacterized protein LOC107018180, translating to MGVEIRPATINGENQSESVNIGAPVVLGLQPFALVDHIAKVDWSLLSQIPGERGGSFPVAVEELKCILNELNAHILPSTDNESLLKTIAGGSVANTIRGLAAGFGISSGIIGACGEDEEGKLFMSNMGFYKVDLSRLRLKNGTTAQCVCLVDEVGNRTMRPCLSGSVKVQADELKREDFKGSKWLVLRYAILNVEVIKAAIKIAKEEGLFVSLDLASFEMVRKFKSPLIELLESGNIDLCFANEDEATELLRGEEKADPDAALEYLAKYCKWAVVTLAQNGCIAKHEKEFVRVPAIGEAKVTDATGAGDLFASGFLYGLVRGLSLEECCRVGSCSGGSVIRSLGGEVTPENWQWMYKQMQTNGLQLPEPSKSSVVT from the exons ATGGGAGTTGAAATTCGACCAGCCACCATTAATGGTGAAAATCAAAGTGAAAGTGTAAATATAGGTGCACCAGTTGTACTTGGACTACAACCATTTGCCCTAGTAGATCATATAGCTAAGGTGGATTGGTCTCTTCTCTCCCAAATACCCGGTGAACGTGGTGGCTCTTTCCCA GTTGCAGTTGAAGAGTTGAAGTGTATACTCAACGAGCTTAACGCCCATATCCTTCCTTCTACCGACAATGAATCCCTATTGAAGACTATAGCTGGAGGTAGCGTTGCAAATACAATTAGAGGGTTGGCTGCTGGCTTTGGGATTAGTAGTGGGATCATTGGGGCTTGTGGCGAAGATGAAGAAGGTAAATTATTTATGAGCAACATGGGCTTTTACAAAGTGGATCTCTCAAGATTGAGATTGAAGAATGGAACTACAGCTCAG TGTGTATGTCTGGTTGACGAAGTTGGCAATCGTACCATGCGTCCATGTTTGTCTGGCTCTGTGAAAGTTCAG GCAGATGAACTGAAAAGAGAGGACTTCAAAGGTTCTAAG TGGTTGGTACTGAGATATGCCATACTGAATGTAGAAGTTATTAAGGCGGCCATCAAAATAGCAAAGGAAGAAGGTCTTTTTGTTTCTCTAGATCTTGCCAGCTTTGAG ATGGTGAGGAAGTTTAAATCACCTCTAATTGAATTATTGGAGTCGGGAAACATAGACCTTTGCTTTGCAAACGAGGATGAAGCAACTGAGCTGCTAAG GGGTGAAGAGAAAGCAGATCCTGATGCAGCACTTGAATATTTGGCTAAATATTGCAAGTGGGCTGTTGTCACCTTAGCTCAAAACGGATGCATTGCGAAACATGAGAAAGAG TTTGTGCGTGTTCCAGCAATTGGCGAAGCGAAAGTTACTGATGCTACAGGTGCAGGAGATCTGTTTGCGAGTGGGTTTTTGTATGGATTGGTAAGAGGACTGTCACTGGAGGAATGTTGTCGGGTGGGTTCTTGCAGCGGTGGTTCTGTGATTCGATCTCTTGGGGGTGAGGTAACACCTGAAAACTGGCAATGGATGTACAAACAAATGCAGACCAATGGACTCCAACTTCCAGAACCAAGCAAATCCTCTGTTGTGACATAG